From Rhododendron vialii isolate Sample 1 chromosome 7a, ASM3025357v1:
CCCTTCCACTCCCTATggttatttttatgtttttcttcttcatgtATACCCCAACCTTCTTCAGTAACATTCTCCAAAATTATGACTGTGACCCCTCAAGCCCCAACCTCGATGTCAACCAGTGGCAAACTTCATCAGTCTCTTGAGGAATAGTGTAATGACCGAGCCTGCgttacaagaaaaaagaaagagaaaaacacTCGGTGACATATATTGAgagtaattatcaaaatatatatattgagaTGATTAACTACTCCGTAAATCAGTATTTACCCGTTGTAAGATCTGAATGTCAGATTTTGAAATCCAGCTGAACTTAGGGTTTGTGCAGATTTCTCTCCATGATGATATGCTACGACTTCATCGCCTGTAACAGTGATGAAATTTGCAAATGACATGTCTTCGTAAAGATTTCTATGTTGTGCAAGTGACGGTCAAAAAGCTGATGATCTAGTCACCACTTTCATACTTTTTGGTTTCATGTACTCCCAGGACATAATAGTGAGAGTCAGGCCAGCACTACAATTTACAAAAGATGGGAAAACAGATATCAGCGCACTACAGTAACTTGGCATTGCCGCCGAGAATAACAGTGCATATTACTTGTCTAGTTGTCTATGAGACCATCAATATCACTATCACATTCGTCCACACCAGTAATATAAGCCCCTTGGTAATAGGAATCTTACCACCGACCACTATGGTAATAACATAGCATGACCCTCTTGATCCTATCATAAACCATTTTGTGAATATCTCCAATATCTCGTGTATGACACAAAATTAGCCACAAACTCAGATAACTCTGCTAAAACCTTCGCACAATTGCATTCCTTGTGTAAAAAATACGAACTTAGTTTTTTGTTACGTTTCCAACTAAAAGCTCTCGTGAAGACTCTCAGCATATTATGTATTCTAGTCTGTGTATTTGGCCTGGATCCCCTCTTGTGACAAGTCATCAAGACATCTCACCCAAGCACAGAAAAGCTCGTCTAACATGATAATTCCCTCTCCTCAAGGACTTTTGGAATCTTTGGAAATGATGATCTGTAAAAGCAAAAAGGCACCAGAAACCACAATCCCAAGCCAGCAAAGAGTCATTTGCAAAATCACGAACCGTCCGAGAAAGCATTACCTAAAAGGCATACCGCATACCCCAGGCTTCAGCACGTAGGAGAAATCAAGGGAAACCTCCGATGAGATACGTGTCTCTACATGCACCTCCTCACTTGTACGAAATTGGCCTTCTTGATTTATTAGTTGCAAGATCCTTCTATGGAGTGACGGATCCTTCTGGGAACCACACTCCCAAGTAATCTCTTAAAAACCTCTCTCCCATCGAGAAAGAATCTCATTCCCCATAGGATAGAACCTCTAGCATATTTATgtacaagaaacaaaagaaaaactacaAGCAAGACAAAATAGGCAGCAACCAAAAGATcctagaaagagaaaaaattagcCTAGAACTTGGTAAGCATACTTATACTTGATGCTAATAATTTATATTTATTCAAGTCTGCATACTACactacaaaccaacaaaaaagtAACATCTTAGAATATCGATATGCCGTTTCCACAAATATAAATGCGCTCCCATAGACGGGCCAAGCTAAGATTATTTTATATCCTCTTGCTCACCCGCCACTGCTCTCGCACCGGATCCTGCTTTGTGCAACCAAGGATTAGACAAAATCAGGGTATGCAGAACATCAAAACAGTACTTCATCCTTGCACTATCTTTGGACCATAATGAAACCCTCAAGGGTCTACTGGTTAACTATGCTTCGGAAAATTAAAATGCCAATCAAACACAATGAAAAAAGTTTATTACAGCCAACAGTTCAATAACTACAGAAGAAGATGACACTTgaatgaaaaggaagaagaaggcaaacattttgcaaccaaaaagaagatgaaaatcttatcttatcttattctaaaaacaaaaaggttcaATATAGATGTGGAGGCAAACAAAGTAACAACGAAATGCATTGAACTTCCTAATATAAATTCTGAATACATGGCCTTTATAAGTAAAAATACCTAAACCATGGCAGAGTAAAATGGGCAAGGATGCTGCACGCCTGGCAGCCTCATGTGACCCATCAAACCGGTTCCTCAAAGTcctaaaaacaaaatcataGTGGTTGAGCTAAACAAAGTACGTACCTTAGTAACGACAAGACTAGTGtcatatatatatcacacacacacacacacacacacacacacatatatatatgactcAGTCCGGTTCCTATTCCACACCCCTTACAGTCTGCACTATCCGCACCTCTCATTTccagatcaaattttgatgatccgaactattcaatgtgtttaaaacgtgattttaagagaaCCTGCTAAAAAtcggctaaaaaaaaaaatatcgagaagagcttcatccatgcagtttttcataaatcaaTTTCTGTCAgcatttatgaaaaactactcaaatcaaaccctttccggtcttcttttttttctgatttctcacgggtatccttaaaatcattttttacacatattgataaacggtttggatcatcaaaatttgatcgggaaatgagaGGTGCGAACTATAAGATGGCGTGGACTTGAACcggaacacctaaaaaaatatatctaaaaaaaaacaccccaaatctcaatctcatagttcccgatcaaagtttgatgatctgagccgcttaatgtgttcagaacatgattttaaaggtacccgcaagaaatcagcaaaaaaaaatgacccgtCTATGGGAGTGCATTTATGTTTGTGGAACTTTGGGGTGTTTTCTTACGGTCCGGACCTCATTGTtctcgattgaattttgatgatctgaatcatttaatgtgtttaaaacgtatTTTTAAGAATATCCACGGGAAATCTGccaaaaatatgaccgggaagggcttgaactgaacaattttttcattaaatgcgttttatgaaaaactgttcagatcaagccctttccagttatattttttgccaattccttgcaggtacccttaaaactcgttttaaacacattgaacagtttgaatcatcgaaatttgattggaaaattgGACTTCCACATGAGGTCTGGACCGTAAGAAAAATCAGGGTTCCCTGACTTGAAATATATACACGGGACCGGTTTCGCTCACACTACATTCGACACAAAACTAATcggtcagagagagagagagagagagagagaggagtgctTAAATCACGAAGAGCATATATCCAGTTTATTATGTGTTAGTACAATTCAACATAAAGGACTGAAGCCGAACCTTGAACATGGAAGCCAGCCACTGAGGCCAACAACAGCACTTAGGTTGACAGGATATGGGCTTCCATTCCCATACTGTTTGAAAACATGGCATGTTGCTGAGTATAGAGCTGTTGCGGCGCCCATACTGAAGCCCCCAACACCTAGTTTTACTGCAACAAGGATAAGAGTCACCATGTTATAAAGAAGATATAGTAACTCTTTCAAAATTATGCACCTTGGCATTGCTAATTGGCTGGCTTGCATCTAAAAAACACACTAATAAAACAGAAATGCTAAAGGTACAGATGAATAATCTGTACCAGTGCGTACAAACCGGTTTTGGGCCCATTTTAGGTCGCAAAAAAATTATCTACGCTGCCCCTTTTGTTTATAATACTTTATTTACAGTcccttcaaaaaataagttcaatccgGTATTGGTAAAGGTGTTTACTAAACATTCAACTTTGCTTAAGAATTCAAACCTGAACTCTAAGACgaagttggatgttttgtaaatgcCCTAACCGataccggattgagcttatCTTTCATAAGGACCATACACAAGGTATAtgaaacaaaatgagcggttccgatcatttttttgggacccaaaatggGCCCAAAATTGATTTGTACGTGCTTGTACAGATTATTCATCTGTACCAATAGCACTTCTGTTGATAAAGGGTAATAACAAGGAACCAATATGAAAAAGagagctgctacacacacagcagtctgtgcacagattgtgcacagatttttttgtggggcccaccacgggtcccacacaaatcatccgagccgttcattaaatgtaaaacagtttttcaaaggttcccgtaaaaaataggctcaatccaatacctataggtgcttcatccaaccatctaacttttcattcagat
This genomic window contains:
- the LOC131333426 gene encoding uncharacterized protein LOC131333426 isoform X1; its protein translation is MSFNNSSGGSGSRTSRRVFEYGRTHVVRPKGKHQATIVWLHGLGDKGASWSQLLETLPLPNIKWICPTAPTRPCALFGGFPCTAWFDVREISEDGPDDLEGLDASAAHVANLLSAEPPDIKLGVGGFSMGAATALYSATCHVFKQYGNGSPYPVNLSAVVGLSGWLPCSRTLRNRFDGSHEAARRAASLPILLCHGLGDEVVAYHHGEKSAQTLSSAGFQNLTFRSYNGLGHYTIPQETDEVCHWLTSRLGLEGSQS